From a single Saimiri boliviensis isolate mSaiBol1 chromosome 7, mSaiBol1.pri, whole genome shotgun sequence genomic region:
- the RAD52 gene encoding DNA repair protein RAD52 homolog isoform X5, whose amino-acid sequence MSGTEEAILGGRDSHPAAGGSSALCFGQHQYTAEEYQAIQKALRQRLGPEYISSRMAGGGQKVCYIEGHRVINLANEMFGYNGWAHSITQQNVDFVDLNNGKFYVGVCAFVRVQLKDGSYHEDVGYGVSEGLKSKALSLEKARKEAVTDGLKRALRSFGNALGNCILDKDYLRSLNKLPRQVPPEVDLTKAKRQDFEPSVEEARFNSCRPNMALGHPQLQEVTSPSRPSHAVIQGNKDCSSRRLTSSAVESEASYQRKLRQKQLQQQFREQMEKQQDHVSTPPAEKSEAAPPAPPLTHSTPVTAVSEPLPEKDFLAGMTQELISKYFEMLRLLKRTL is encoded by the exons ATGTCTGGGACTGAGGAAGCAATTCTTGGAGGGCGTGACAGCCATCCTGCTGCTGGCGGCAGCTCGGCGTTATGCTTTGGACAG CACCAGTACACAGCAGAAGAGTACCAGGCCATCCagaaggccctgaggcagaggctgggcccAGAATACATAAGTAGCCGCATGGCTGGAGGAGGCCAGAAG gtgTGTTACATTGAGGGTCATCGGGTAATTaatctggccaatgagatgtttGGTTACAATGGCTGGGCACACTCCATCACGCAGCAGAATGTGG ATTTTGTTGACCTGAATAATGGCAAGTTCTACGTCGGAGTTTGTGCATTTGTGAGGGTCCAGCTGAAG GATGGTTCATATCATGAAGACGTTGGTTATGGTGTTAGTGAGGGCCTCAAGTCCAAGGCCTTATCTTTGGAGAAGGCAAGAAAGGAGGCAGTCACAGACGGGCTGAAGCGAGCCCTCAG GAGTTTTGGGAATGCACTTGGAAACTGTATTCTGGACAAAGACTACCTGAGGTCACTAAATAAGCTTCCACGTCAG gTGCCTCCTGAAGTGGATTTAACTAAAGCGAAGAGACAAGATTTTGAACCGTCTGTGGAAGAGGCAAGATTCAACAGTTGCCGACCGAACATGGCCCTGGGACACCCACAACTACAGGAGGTGACCTCCCCTTCTAGACCAAGCCACGCTGTGATACAGGGGAACAAGGACTGCAGCTCCCG ACGCCTGACCTCATCCGCTGTGGAGAGCGAGGCCTCGTACCAGCGGAAGCTCCGGCAaaagcagctgcagcagcagttCCGGGAGCAGATGGAGAAGCAGCAAGACCACGTCTCCACCCCGCCAGCTGAGAAGAGTGAGG CAGCGCCTCCGGCCCCTCCTCTGACACACAGCACTCCTGTAACTGCGGTCTCAGAACCACTCCCGGAGAAAGACTTCCTTGCAGGAATGACTCAAGAATTAATCAGTAAATACTTTGAAATGCTT AGACTCTTGAAGAGAACTCTCTAA
- the RAD52 gene encoding DNA repair protein RAD52 homolog isoform X4: MSGTEEAILGGRDSHPAAGGSSALCFGQHQYTAEEYQAIQKALRQRLGPEYISSRMAGGGQKVCYIEGHRVINLANEMFGYNGWAHSITQQNVDFVDLNNGKFYVGVCAFVRVQLKDGSYHEDVGYGVSEGLKSKALSLEKARKEAVTDGLKRALRSFGNALGNCILDKDYLRSLNKLPRQVPPEVDLTKAKRQDFEPSVEEARFNSCRPNMALGHPQLQEVTSPSRPSHAVIQGNKDCSSRRLTSSAVESEASYQRKLRQKQLQQQFREQMEKQQDHVSTPPAEKSEAAPPAPPLTHSTPVTAVSEPLPEKDFLAGMTQELISKYFEMLVSYCAVCF, from the exons ATGTCTGGGACTGAGGAAGCAATTCTTGGAGGGCGTGACAGCCATCCTGCTGCTGGCGGCAGCTCGGCGTTATGCTTTGGACAG CACCAGTACACAGCAGAAGAGTACCAGGCCATCCagaaggccctgaggcagaggctgggcccAGAATACATAAGTAGCCGCATGGCTGGAGGAGGCCAGAAG gtgTGTTACATTGAGGGTCATCGGGTAATTaatctggccaatgagatgtttGGTTACAATGGCTGGGCACACTCCATCACGCAGCAGAATGTGG ATTTTGTTGACCTGAATAATGGCAAGTTCTACGTCGGAGTTTGTGCATTTGTGAGGGTCCAGCTGAAG GATGGTTCATATCATGAAGACGTTGGTTATGGTGTTAGTGAGGGCCTCAAGTCCAAGGCCTTATCTTTGGAGAAGGCAAGAAAGGAGGCAGTCACAGACGGGCTGAAGCGAGCCCTCAG GAGTTTTGGGAATGCACTTGGAAACTGTATTCTGGACAAAGACTACCTGAGGTCACTAAATAAGCTTCCACGTCAG gTGCCTCCTGAAGTGGATTTAACTAAAGCGAAGAGACAAGATTTTGAACCGTCTGTGGAAGAGGCAAGATTCAACAGTTGCCGACCGAACATGGCCCTGGGACACCCACAACTACAGGAGGTGACCTCCCCTTCTAGACCAAGCCACGCTGTGATACAGGGGAACAAGGACTGCAGCTCCCG ACGCCTGACCTCATCCGCTGTGGAGAGCGAGGCCTCGTACCAGCGGAAGCTCCGGCAaaagcagctgcagcagcagttCCGGGAGCAGATGGAGAAGCAGCAAGACCACGTCTCCACCCCGCCAGCTGAGAAGAGTGAGG CAGCGCCTCCGGCCCCTCCTCTGACACACAGCACTCCTGTAACTGCGGTCTCAGAACCACTCCCGGAGAAAGACTTCCTTGCAGGAATGACTCAAGAATTAATCAGTAAATACTTTGAAATGCTTGTAAGCTACTGTGCTGTATGTTTTTAG